From Ruminococcus sp. HUN007, a single genomic window includes:
- a CDS encoding thiazole synthase: MNNDKLIIGGHEFTSRFILGSGKFSVRDTKTVLENGGVEMATLSVRRANTGDKENILDYIPEGITLLPNTSGARTAEEAVRIARLAREMGCGDFVKIEIIRDSKYLLPDNEETVKATEILAKEGFIVMPYMMPDLAAARKLEAAGAASIMPLAAPIGSNKGLCTKDFIKIICEETDLPVIVDAGIGKPSQACEAMELGCAAVMANTAIATAGDIALMAKAFKLAVEAGRLAYLAKTGRVLENRGEASSPLTGFLHD, translated from the coding sequence ATGAACAACGACAAACTTATAATCGGCGGACACGAATTTACATCCCGTTTCATACTCGGATCAGGAAAGTTTTCTGTAAGAGACACAAAGACCGTTCTCGAAAACGGCGGAGTTGAAATGGCAACACTTTCAGTAAGAAGAGCCAACACCGGCGACAAGGAAAACATACTCGATTACATACCTGAAGGCATCACGCTTCTTCCGAATACAAGCGGTGCAAGAACAGCTGAAGAAGCAGTCCGTATCGCAAGACTGGCAAGGGAAATGGGATGCGGCGACTTCGTAAAGATCGAGATCATCCGCGACTCGAAATATCTCCTTCCGGACAACGAAGAAACAGTAAAGGCAACTGAAATACTTGCAAAGGAAGGCTTCATCGTAATGCCTTACATGATGCCGGACCTTGCAGCCGCAAGAAAACTTGAAGCTGCCGGAGCAGCATCCATCATGCCGCTCGCCGCTCCTATCGGAAGCAACAAGGGACTGTGTACAAAGGATTTCATAAAGATCATATGCGAGGAAACTGACCTTCCGGTCATCGTTGACGCAGGTATAGGCAAGCCGTCACAGGCATGTGAGGCAATGGAACTCGGATGCGCGGCAGTAATGGCAAATACAGCTATTGCAACTGCCGGTGATATTGCACTTATGGCAAAAGCCTTTAAACTCGCAGTCGAAGCCGGACGCCTTGCATATCTCGCAAAAACCGGCCGCGTACTCGAAAACCGCGGCGAGGCATCAAGTCCGCTTACGGGATTTCTTCATGACTGA
- a CDS encoding thiamine phosphate synthase has protein sequence MRICVTNRLLCRGDFYETVRKACETAGMVILREKDLTETEYTELARKIKEICAETGTDFCINKYAGAARAVGCDALQLSYSDFPALPEKFCRTGVSVHSVKEAVTAAEKGADFLIAGHIFATDCKKGVPPRGLRFLTEIISNVEIPVYAIGGINEENEHSVLECGAAGVCIMSGYMNFQNSLDRSVYV, from the coding sequence ATGAGAATATGTGTTACAAACAGACTCCTGTGCAGGGGTGACTTTTATGAGACTGTAAGGAAAGCATGCGAGACCGCCGGAATGGTCATACTGCGTGAAAAGGATCTTACAGAAACTGAATACACTGAACTCGCCCGTAAAATCAAAGAAATCTGTGCCGAAACCGGCACAGATTTTTGTATAAACAAATACGCAGGGGCTGCAAGGGCTGTGGGATGTGATGCCCTGCAGCTTTCGTACAGTGATTTTCCCGCGCTTCCGGAAAAATTCTGCCGTACAGGAGTTTCAGTCCACTCAGTGAAAGAAGCTGTAACTGCCGCAGAAAAAGGAGCCGACTTCCTTATCGCCGGACATATTTTTGCCACCGACTGCAAGAAAGGAGTTCCGCCCCGCGGCCTCAGGTTTTTAACAGAGATAATCTCAAATGTTGAAATTCCGGTATACGCAATAGGCGGAATAAATGAGGAAAACGAACATTCCGTACTTGAATGCGGCGCTGCCGGAGTATGTATCATGTCCGGATATATGAATTTTCAGAATTCACTTGACAGATCAGTTTATGTGTGA
- a CDS encoding MarR family transcriptional regulator → MDYDYKEAMKLDNQLCFPLYAASRVVTGAYTPYLKPLGLTYTQYIVMLVLWEQDGITVGDLCRRLMLDSGTLSPLIKKMISLGYVTKEHSKEDERVVLIHLTEQGKALQEKAKDIPQQVGKCVKIEPEKAKQLYLLLYELLKSNNDEF, encoded by the coding sequence ATGGATTATGATTACAAAGAAGCAATGAAACTTGATAACCAGCTCTGCTTTCCGCTTTACGCTGCATCAAGAGTCGTTACAGGAGCATACACTCCGTATCTGAAACCACTGGGTCTGACGTACACGCAGTACATTGTCATGCTCGTGCTGTGGGAACAGGACGGTATCACCGTCGGTGATCTGTGCAGAAGACTTATGCTGGACAGCGGCACTCTTTCCCCGCTCATTAAAAAGATGATCTCTCTCGGCTATGTTACCAAAGAGCACAGCAAAGAAGACGAACGTGTTGTTCTTATACATCTTACCGAACAGGGAAAAGCACTGCAGGAAAAAGCAAAGGACATTCCGCAGCAGGTCGGTAAATGCGTAAAAATAGAACCTGAAAAAGCGAAGCAGCTTTACTTACTGCTTTACGAATTATTAAAATCAAACAACGACGAATTCTGA
- a CDS encoding glutathione peroxidase has protein sequence MKTVYDFTVKDRKGNNVDLDEYNGKVMLIVNTATGCGFTPHYEPLEAMYRDLRGKGFEILDFPCNQFANQAPGNEDEIHQFCQLKFGTEFPQFAKIDVNGENADPLFAFLASEKPFAGFGGGLKNAALNKFADMNNKKFGDKAYIKWNFTKFLVDKTGKVVARFEPTADMKDVRKAVEDLLG, from the coding sequence ATGAAAACAGTATACGACTTCACAGTTAAGGACCGCAAGGGTAACAACGTTGATCTTGACGAGTATAACGGCAAGGTAATGCTTATCGTCAATACAGCAACAGGCTGCGGATTCACACCGCACTACGAACCTCTTGAAGCAATGTACCGTGATCTTCGCGGCAAAGGCTTTGAAATACTGGATTTCCCGTGCAACCAGTTCGCAAACCAGGCACCGGGCAATGAAGATGAAATACATCAGTTCTGTCAGCTGAAGTTCGGTACTGAATTCCCTCAGTTTGCAAAAATAGATGTAAACGGCGAAAACGCTGATCCGCTGTTTGCCTTCCTTGCATCAGAGAAGCCTTTTGCAGGATTCGGCGGCGGTCTTAAAAACGCTGCGCTCAACAAGTTTGCCGACATGAACAACAAGAAGTTCGGCGACAAGGCATACATCAAGTGGAATTTCACAAAGTTCCTCGTTGACAAAACAGGTAAGGTCGTTGCAAGATTTGAGCCGACAGCAGATATGAAAGACGTAAGAAAAGCTGTGGAAGATCTGCTTGGATAA
- the thiH gene encoding 2-iminoacetate synthase ThiH, with protein MENRIDHMKYLEGMEVIDSDIPDRVIKAMNDYAPESFKATDVTNALRKEVLSPADFAALLSPAAEPYLEQIAARAKEETRKHFGNSVMMFTPLYIANYCENHCIYCGFNCMNKIHRAKLSPEEIDHEMKLIAETGLEEVLILTGESRKMSDVKYIGEACKIASKYFRVIGLEIYPLNVDEYRYLQECGADYVTVFQETYDSDRYETLHLAGHKRIFPYRFNAQERAIMGGMRGVGFAALLGLSDFRKDAFATGMHAYLLQKKYPHAEIAFSCPRLRPTINHDEINPKDVHERQLFQVMCAYRIFMPFASMTISTRERAGFRDHVIGVAATKISAGVSTGIGGHSGEEEKGDAQFIISDPRTVDEVRDAIKAMGCQPVFNDYVRV; from the coding sequence TTGGAAAACAGAATAGACCACATGAAATATCTCGAAGGAATGGAAGTCATCGACAGCGATATTCCGGACAGAGTAATAAAGGCAATGAATGACTACGCCCCGGAAAGCTTCAAAGCGACCGACGTAACGAATGCGCTGAGAAAGGAAGTACTTAGTCCGGCTGATTTCGCCGCACTTCTTTCCCCTGCTGCTGAACCGTATCTTGAACAGATCGCAGCCCGTGCGAAAGAGGAAACGAGAAAGCATTTCGGCAACTCTGTCATGATGTTCACACCGCTCTACATTGCAAACTACTGCGAAAACCACTGCATCTACTGCGGATTCAACTGCATGAACAAAATACACCGTGCAAAGCTTTCACCGGAGGAGATCGACCACGAGATGAAGCTTATCGCTGAAACGGGACTGGAGGAAGTACTCATTCTCACCGGCGAAAGCAGAAAGATGTCTGACGTAAAGTATATCGGTGAAGCGTGTAAGATAGCTTCGAAATACTTCAGAGTCATCGGACTGGAAATTTATCCGCTCAACGTGGATGAATACCGCTACCTGCAGGAATGCGGAGCTGACTATGTAACCGTATTTCAGGAGACATACGACAGCGACAGATATGAGACCCTTCACCTTGCCGGACACAAGCGCATTTTCCCGTACCGTTTCAATGCGCAGGAAAGAGCGATAATGGGAGGCATGAGAGGTGTGGGATTTGCGGCACTTCTCGGACTTTCCGACTTCAGAAAAGACGCCTTTGCAACAGGAATGCACGCTTATCTCCTGCAGAAAAAATATCCGCACGCCGAGATCGCATTCTCATGCCCGCGTCTGCGACCGACTATCAACCATGACGAAATAAATCCGAAGGACGTACACGAACGTCAGCTTTTCCAGGTAATGTGCGCTTACAGAATATTCATGCCGTTTGCGAGCATGACCATATCAACAAGGGAACGTGCCGGATTCAGGGATCACGTAATAGGCGTTGCAGCTACCAAGATATCTGCCGGAGTAAGCACCGGAATAGGCGGACATTCAGGTGAGGAGGAAAAGGGAGATGCACAGTTCATCATCTCTGATCCGAGAACAGTTGACGAAGTCCGTGACGCCATCAAAGCAATGGGATGCCAGCCGGTATTCAACGACTACGTAAGGGTATAA
- a CDS encoding nitroreductase family protein produces the protein MDISETIKTRRSVRTFDDTPLSEDHIGQLKRFIPTITNPYNIPVEFILLEKDKYGLSSPVISGEHMYVAAKVRPVPHSEEAFGYAFEHLVLFAWSLGIGTTWIGGTFKRELFENAAGLGTDERMYCASPLGYPAKKMSVKEITMRTAIQADKRRPVSELFFENSFSEPLKECDSELMKAIEAVRLAPSAVNKQPWRVVKCENAFHFYVKHSRGFIGERTGDLQKIDVGIALNHFMLLTDGSLTVQDPGISAPDGTEYVATVTL, from the coding sequence ATGGATATATCAGAAACAATAAAGACCCGAAGGAGCGTCCGGACTTTTGACGATACTCCGCTTTCCGAAGACCATATCGGACAGCTGAAAAGATTCATACCAACAATAACAAACCCTTATAACATTCCGGTTGAATTCATTCTTCTTGAAAAAGATAAATACGGACTTTCAAGTCCGGTAATATCAGGCGAACACATGTATGTCGCAGCCAAAGTCAGACCTGTTCCTCACAGCGAAGAGGCCTTCGGATATGCGTTTGAACACCTTGTTCTTTTTGCATGGTCACTGGGTATCGGAACTACATGGATAGGCGGCACTTTCAAACGTGAACTGTTCGAAAACGCAGCCGGTCTCGGCACTGATGAACGCATGTACTGCGCCAGCCCGCTTGGCTATCCTGCCAAAAAGATGTCTGTAAAAGAGATCACCATGAGAACCGCCATACAGGCTGACAAACGCAGACCAGTATCAGAACTTTTCTTCGAAAACAGCTTTTCTGAGCCGCTGAAGGAATGTGACAGCGAACTGATGAAAGCCATCGAAGCCGTACGCCTTGCACCTTCGGCAGTAAACAAACAGCCGTGGCGCGTGGTAAAGTGCGAAAATGCTTTTCATTTCTACGTTAAGCACAGCAGAGGATTCATCGGCGAACGCACAGGCGATCTTCAGAAGATAGACGTCGGCATTGCCCTGAATCACTTCATGCTTCTGACAGACGGCAGTCTGACCGTACAGGATCCCGGAATATCCGCTCCGGACGGAACCGAATATGTCGCTACAGTTACTTTATAA